The genomic interval GCTCGGATCAGGCGCCGGTCCTCAGAAGTGGAATCGAGCCGGAGTGTGTCAAACGGAACAGGATCGGACGATGGTTCTGTCGGAAAAACTTCAGAATCAAGGGAAGGTAGTTATTCCCTTGACAAGAAGTGACGGCCTCACAGTCATCGAGAAGGTCGGGGATCCTCCCGCGGGTAGCCAGAACCTCCTTGACTAAGCGTCCTGCTTCTGCGTCTTCGGGATAATCCTGCAAGGCCTGCAGCACTTCAGTGAAGGCCGAAACCAGAGATTCCGTTTTCTCCCGGTGTTGTTCCCTCAACCGCTCCAATTCCTGTTTGGCCGCTTTATGCAGGCTGGCCATCCGTTTAATGAACAGTGTTCCGAGATGGTCGCGTGTCTTTGTTTGCCCGCGATAAATCAGGCACAGGAGAAGCGTGATTCTTTTCTCCTGGGAAAAGTCTTTCATCTCCTGGGCATCCAGAGCTTTCGCCTGGTCTGCAAAATGGTTTACCTTGGCTGGTGGAATACCCTCTATGTATGGTTCCGCGTCGCCAAAGGTGGTCAACCAGGCCAGATGGTCTAACCGATCCCTAATCTCCGACAGTTTGGCCTTTTTGGGAAGGTTTTCCAACCGGTTATAGTCGCTGAAGTACGACTCTCCCCGTTCCAGCAAGTCCTCCAACCGCTGGATCTCCCGACTGTTAAGACGCAGGAACACCATTTCAAAAAAGCTGTCGTTGACGGCTTTCCGAATGTG from Polycladomyces zharkentensis carries:
- a CDS encoding DUF4158 domain-containing protein, with amino-acid sequence MSTRRPSVNFEGSRPFGNEAKRVVLDAVQKAAQVMDHPADLINVAIAELIRQGFELPAFSTLDRMSRHIRKAVNDSFFEMVFLRLNSREIQRLEDLLERGESYFSDYNRLENLPKKAKLSEIRDRLDHLAWLTTFGDAEPYIEGIPPAKVNHFADQAKALDAQEMKDFSQEKRITLLLCLIYRGQTKTRDHLGTLFIKRMASLHKAAKQELERLREQHREKTESLVSAFTEVLQALQDYPEDAEAGRLVKEVLATRGRIPDLLDDCEAVTSCQGNNYLPLILKFFRQNHRPILFRLTHSGSIPLLRTGA